From a single Stomoxys calcitrans chromosome 4, idStoCalc2.1, whole genome shotgun sequence genomic region:
- the LOC106090568 gene encoding kinesin-like protein KIF20B, with amino-acid sequence MSNFSFDLDGTTDEDFFGALKNPSSKLQKLFADDASQDETEHSLKYKRPKANDLNMTPKAETTAPTSAAGSHPPPAPLMAKVVTAYLQGMLQGKVGLALTTNVVDNLILYKSKNQVLVTLLLEKDFQVLFKQNKYWQFYDDQQQYWSFSFENDTDEDDFRQNVLKMGHKFKENEEQAIDKQEIRDIAGITNSNQDSKEEESKIDLPKIPAKQESKENKNALIQRMARMGQPLPKLSNNPTQTTTEFSDSSDTEVINMPLPAKPVIAPRNKVATLKNNHQICNTFNSSMYPSSAMEAQYMQMLLTEQRTQGSELRINVSKLETKIEKVLDKLDLMDRSTTGGDSKEKRHKDDEILELEEKILNLKKENRKLKQLSEQRNEQESYEQKSKEILLEFQDDLEELNMGNLKNLKAVVSNSLDNIKDTQNKYKDLQRKWQENEDRIRDKQKIIESANAEHEIKLKQLKDQNQKLKDSNDEMGKLVANHEQTIENLKKDFENESKNKQNATDALVKSIMNNLYGDICNKLEATNLENQDVILNIVASCIKQQTLKSLQKS; translated from the exons ATGAGTAATTTTAGCTTCGATTTGGATGGAACCACTGATGAGGACTTTTTTGGAGCACTTAAAAA TCCCTCATCAAAATTACAAAAGTTATTTGCTGACGATGCATCTCAGGATGAAACAGAACACTCCTTAAAATACAAACGGCCCAAGGCCAATGATTTGAACATGACACCCAAAGCTGAAACAACAGCGCCAACAAGCGCTGCTGGTAGTCATCCACCGCCAGCTCCTCTCATGGCAAAAGTGGTTACAGCATATCTCCAGGGCATGTTACAGGGTAAAGTGGGTTTAGCGTTAACTACGAATGTAGTGGACAATCTTATCCTTTATAAATCCAAAAACCAAGTTTTGGTAACACTATTGCTTGAGAAAGATTTCCAAGTGTTATTTAAACAGAATAAATATTGGCAATTTTATGATGACCAACAGCAGTATTGGAGTTTTAGCTTTGAAAATGATACTGATGAAGATGATTTCCGCCAAAATGTATTGAAGATGGGCCATAAGTTCAAAGAAAACGAAGAACAAGCTATTGACAAGCAGGAGATTCGAGATATTGCCGGTATTACGAACAGTAACCAAGACAGCAAGGAAGAAGAAAGTAAAATAGATTTACCAAAAATCCCTGCAAAACAAGAGTCCAAAGAAAATAAGAACGCTCTAATACAACGTATGGCCCGAATGGGACAACCATTGCCAAAACTTTCTAATAATCCCACACAAACCACAACAGAGTTTAGCGATTCATCAGATACAGAAGTCATAAATATGCCTTTACCGGCCAAACCAGTAATTGCTCCCAGAAATAAAGTGGCtactttgaaaaacaaccaCCAAATATGCAATACATTCAACTCTTCAATGTATCCCTCCAGTGCCATGGAGGCCCAATATATGCAAATGTTGTTAACCGAACAAAGAACGCAGGGATCGGAACTACGCATAAATGTCTCCAAGCTAGAAACTAAAATAGAAAAAGTGCTGGATAAACTGGATTTAATGGATAGATCAACAACAGGAGGAGATTCGAAAGAAAAACGTCATAAggatgatgaaattttggagttggaagaaaagattttaaatctCAAGAAAGAGAACAGAAAGCTTAAACAATTGTCCGAGCAAAGAAACGAGCAAGAATCTTATGAACAAAAATCAAAGGAAATTCTACTAGAATTTCAAGATGATTTGGAAGAACTGAATATGGGCAATTTGAAAAATCTAAAGGCTGTAGTTAGCAACTCCTTGGATAATATAAAAGATACACAAAACAAATATAaggatttgcaaagaaaatggcAAGAGAATGAGGACAGGATAAgagataaacaaaaaataattgaatcagCAAAtgccgaacatgaaataaagctGAAACAACTAAAGGATCAAAATCAGAAATTAAAAGATAGCAATGATGAAATGGGCAAACTTGTAGCAAACCATGAACAAACTATAGAAAATCTTAAGAAAGATTTTGaaaatgaaagtaaaaataagcaaaatgctACTGATGCGTTAGTAAAATCCATAATGAATAACCTATATGGCGATATATGCAATAAACTAGAAGCCACAAATCTGGAAAACCAGGATGTAATTTTAAACATTGTGGCCTCATGTATAAAACAGCAGACCCTAAAGAGTTTACAGAAGTCTTAA
- the LOC106090562 gene encoding myotubularin-related protein 10-B — translation MTSASDHRKRNTFTSYVAPPAGDVSSLAPDDEWCLPGDMRDVHLAKPRLLPNELVVASAPAFLYPAISPIDTSLDAEDVKGSKEAVFGLLSVTNFKLAFVPLQRESSLSTISSLAQEHLLLSRNDITLNNIDQIYQIAETGKAVSALPGNVGRRKKKLDGQQKPMSGRIAALHIICKNFRLLKFAFQYSKGGRDWGKQITSALGRFAFPTRHDLSFAYCYQEPYYSTLSKSAVSMYMTKNDWARELIRCGTSNWQVISSESEPLLQHTRLSSRYTLPPHFVIPKACEVEKFLNLSLAFCDSRAAFWVYGYGNASLVRLAELKPSNQQDTTREENVMLEIVRAANDRKSIHLLQLTDRLPSILDVQKAYEKLRRVCAPESPQHFSVEDSKFLILLEKSNWLFYVSLCLRYSCEAADKLKEGWTCVLQESNGRDLCCVVSSLTQIILDPFYRTIDGFQSLIQKEWIALEHPFQRRLGQIRQIADSNGPQEESPVFLLFLDSVWQLLQQFPEEFEFSQTYLTTLWDSCFMPIFDTFQFDCNSDRFRAVKDQQLILRPVWDWSEQFLDKDKLFFSNPFYQKQKTEVPCRRSMAIPAGGIMLPGLARPPPPNLLSQQRSTISPANFVAQSSIPKDRYIQPDHRMPSLAIWEQCYYRWMPILEIKRGGFPQVELQHRLLLSNISKLQRCLDLQEFDDLPDIYYELTKEPKPMAEQQPQQQVPITPELIDGVERRRRVSLPATAVAALTQDGVCSVLPEISSFFPFSVNTGETQQLNDILSSSHEFLLEGSIMDRLSIA, via the coding sequence ATGACGTCTGCGTCCGACCATCGTAAACGTAACACCTTCACCAGTTATGTTGCTCCCCCAGCGGGCGATGTTTCTTCTTTGGCCCCAGACGATGAATGGTGCTTACCGGGTGATATGCGGGACGTGCACTTGGCTAAACCCCGTTTGTTGCCTAACGAATTGGTTGTGGCCTCTGCGCCGGCCTTTCTGTATCCTGCAATTTCTCCTATTGACACCAGCCTAGATGCGGAAGATGTTAAGGGTTCTAAAGAGGCAGTCTTTGGCCTGTTGAGTGTAACGAATTTCAAGTTGGCCTTTGTTCCTCTGCAAAGAGAGAGCTCTTTGTCAACTATATCCTCCTTGGCGCAGGAGCATTTACTGTTGTCGCGCAACGACATAACGCTAAACAACATCGATCAAATATATCAGATAGCAGAGACGGGAAAGGCTGTAAGTGCTTTACCGGGTAACGTTGGCAGGCGGAAAAAGAAACTTGATGGTCAACAGAAACCAATGAGTGGACGTATTGCTGCTTTGCATATAATTTGTAAAAACTTCAGGCTTTTGAAATTTGCTTTTCAATATTCCAAAGGAGGCCGGGATTGGGGAAAACAAATTACATCGGCGCTTGGGCGATTTGCTTTTCCCACACGACATGATTTAAGTTTTGCCTATTGCTACCAAGAACCATACTATTCGACACTTTCGAAGTCTGCCGTTAGTATGTATATGACCAAAAATGACTGGGCACGGGAACTCATCAGATGTGGTACTTCCAATTGGCAGGTGATTAGTTCGGAATCCGAACCTTTGTTACAGCATACCAGACTTTCGTCACGTTACACCTTGCCGCCACACTTTGTTATTCCAAAGGCTTGTGAGGTGGAAAAATTCTTGAATTTGTCTTTGGCTTTCTGTGATTCTCGTGCTGCTTTTTGGGTTTACGGCTATGGAAACGCTTCGCTGGTGCGCCTTGCCGAATTAAAACCTAGTAACCAACAGGACACTACCAGAGAAGAGAATGTAATGCTGGAAATTGTACGAGCTGCAAATGATCGCAAATCGATTCATTTATTGCAGCTAACTGATCGATTGCCATCTATACTCGATGTCCAAAAAGCCTACGAAAAGCTTAGGCGCGTTTGTGCTCCGGAAAGCCCTCAACATTTTTCGGTGGAAGACTCCAAGTTCTTAATATTGCTCGAGAAATCGAATTGGTTGTTTTATGTTTCCTTATGCTTGCGCTATTCATGCGAGGCGGCTGACAAGCTGAAAGAAGGCTGGACTTGTGTTCTGCAGGAATCGAATGGCCGCGATTTGTGCTGTGTTGTGTCCTCTCTGACGCAAATCATTCTTGATCCATTCTATCGCACCATTGATGGTTTTCAATCGTTGATACAAAAAGAATGGATTGCTCTTGAGCATCCTTTTCAACGACGGTTGGGTCAAATACGACAGATTGCTGATTCCAATGGGCCACAAGAAGAAAGTCccgtgtttttgttatttttggacAGTGTATGGCAACTTCTACAGCAATTTCCGGAAGAGTTTGAATTTTCTCAGACATATTTAACAACGCTGTGGGATTCGTGTTTCATGCCCATATTTGACACCTTCCAGTTTGATTGCAATTCCGATCGCTTTAGAGCAGTAAAAGACCAGCAACTGATATTACGACCCGTCTGGGATTGGTCTGAACAATTTCTGGATAAAGATAAACTTTTCTTTAGCAATCCTTTTTACCAAAAGCAAAAAACAGAAGTGCCCTGTCGTAGGTCAATGGCTATCCCAGCCGGCGGCATAATGTTACCCGGTTTAGCACGACCACCACCTCCAAATTTACTCAGTCAACAACGATCAACTATAAGCCCTGCCAATTTTGTTGCACAATCTTCCATACCAAAGGATCGTTATATACAACCGGATCATCGTATGCCTTCTTTGGCGATATGGGAACAATGCTATTATCGCTGGATGCCTATACTGGAAATAAAACGCGGTGGCTTCCCCCAAGTAGAACTGCAACATCGTCTACTGTTAAGCAATATTTCCAAATTACAAAGATGTCTGGACTTGCAGGAGTTTGATGACTTGCCGGATATTTACTATGAATTGACAAAGGAACCAAAGCCTATGGCAGAGCAACAGCCCCAACAACAAGTACCCATAACACCAGAACTAATTGATGGGGTAGAACGTCGTCGCCGTGTCTCTTTGCCTGCCACCGCTGTAGCAGCTTTAACACAAGACGGAGTTTGCAGCGTCTTACCCGAAATTTCATCGTTCTTTCCATTTAGTGTTAATACCGGAGAAACGCAACAATTGAATGACATATTGTCGAGTAGCCATGAATTCTTATTGGAAGGATCTATAATGGATCGTTTATCAATTGCTTAG
- the LOC106090569 gene encoding protein SREK1IP1 has translation MSFPLTNPNKESARAACKKCGYAGHLTFQCRNFIKVDPNKEILLDVESTSSDSELDYLTPLTELRMKELKEKEAELLKAKKKSAAKPKKSKKKDHKHKSKKKRSSKAKKHKKRGDSKSSSSDSSSLTSSSSSDSSTESDSSDNEESSTSESDENGRKLKKKGKYKRKADTPNMRRKKTKVKRRRYKTTESTSDSEEDSSSD, from the exons ATGAGCTTTCCGCTGACGAATCCCAATAAGGAGTCGGCCAGAGCGGCGTGTAAAAAATGTGGCTATGCCGGCCATCTAACTTTTCAGTGCCGCAATTTTATCAAG GTGGATCCGAACAAAGAGATTTTATTGGATGTTGAAAGTACTAGTTCCGATTCCGAATTGGACTATTTGACTCCATTGACTGAGCTGCGAATGAAGGAGTTGAAAGAGAAGGAGGCGGAGCTTCTAAAGGCAAAGAAAAAATCTGCTGCCAAGCCGAAGAAATCTAAAAAGAAAGACCACAAGCATAAAAGCAAAAAGAAGCGCAGCAGTAAAGCAAAGAAGCATAAGAAACGTGGCGACTCCAAATCTTCCAGTTCCGATTCATCCTCCCTAACCTCGTCTTCCTCAAGTGATAGCAGTACCGAATCAGATTCTAGTGACAATGAGGAGTCCTCGACAAGTGAATCCGATGAAAACGGACGTAAGCTTAAGAAGAAGGGAAAGTACAAGCGTAAGGCCGACACCCCCAATATGAGACGCAAGAAAACCAAGGTCAAACGCCGACGCTATAAGACCACTGAATCTACCAGCGACTCTGAAGAGGATTCCTCTTCGGATTAA